A window of the Cygnus atratus isolate AKBS03 ecotype Queensland, Australia chromosome 4, CAtr_DNAZoo_HiC_assembly, whole genome shotgun sequence genome harbors these coding sequences:
- the C1QTNF7 gene encoding complement C1q tumor necrosis factor-related protein 7 — protein sequence MFVLLYVTSFAIYTSEQPLQSQFKGENYYTRYICSIPGLPGPVGPPGANGSPGPHGRIGLPGRDGRDGRKGEKGEKGSAGLRGKTGPLGPAGEKGDQGQSGKKGPGGLAGAKGEVGPAGPPGPKGDKGDRGEPGAPGVCKCGQIVLKSAFSVGITTSYPEERLPIVFNKVLFNEGEHYNPSTGKFICAIPGIYYFSYDITLANKHLAIGLVHNGKYRIKTFDANTGNHDVASGSTVIYLQPEDEVWLEIFYADQNGLFSDPTWADSLFSGFLLYVDTDYLDALSDEDDL from the exons ATGTTTGTGTTGCTTTACGTTACAAGCTTTGCCATCTACACAAGCGAACAACCTCTTCAAAGCCAGTTCAAAGGAGAGAATTACTACACCAGATACATTTGTAGCATCCCCGGGTTGCCAGGCCCCGTGGGTCCCCCTGGAGCTAACGGGTCCCCAGGGCCACACGGACGCATTGGTCTTCCAGGAAGAGATGGCAGAGATggcaggaagggagaaaaaggtgaaaaagggAGCGCAG gtTTAAGAGGAAAAACTGGGCCATTAGGACCAGCTGGAGAGAAAGGAGACCAAGGCCAGTCTGGTAAAAAAGGACCTGGAGGACTGGCTGGTGCCAAAGGTGAAGTAGGTCCAGCTGGACCACCTGGACCTAAGGGAGATAAAGGAGACCGAGGAGAGCCAGGTGCACCAGGGGTCTGTAAGTGTGGACAGATCGTGTTGAAATCTGCCTTTTCTGTTGGCATCACCACCAGCTACCCTGAGGAAAGATTACCGATTGTGTTCAATAAAGTCCTCTTCAATGAGGGTGAGCATTACAACCCTTCCACAGGGAAGTTTATTTGTGCCATCCCagggatttattatttttcttatgataTCACCTTGGCAAACAAGCACCTTGCGATTGGGCTGGTTCACAACGGGAAGTACCGGATAAAGACATTTGATGCCAACACAGGAAACCACGACGTAGCTTCTGGATCTACAGTCATCTACCTTCAGCCAGAAGATGAAGTATGGCTCGAGATCTTCTACGCTGACCAGAACGGTCTCTTTTCAGATCCAACATGGGCAGACAGCTTGTTTTCTGGATTTCTCTTATATGTCGATACAGATTATCTCGATGCTTTATCAGACGAAGATGACCTCTGA